The Peribacillus simplex genome contains the following window.
TTGAATGAAATTCTCCATGGCGTTGATAAAAACTATTACCAAGCCATTTTTTCTTTCGACCTTCAAGGTCTGCAGGGATTACATACACTAAGTGAAGGGACCATGAGTAAATATCTGCTTTCAGCTGGGCTTATTGGGAATGATAAACTTCTTGAAGCCGAAACGAAATTGCAAAAGGAGCTTGATTTAAGGTTCAAGCCATCAGGCCAAAAACCTTTACTGAATGTGAGGTTGAAAGAACTTAAGGAATTGCAGAAAAAGGTAAAAGCATCAGAAGAAGAACAGCAGTCATATACGGCATTACTTCAGGAAGAAGCAAAACTTAAGGAGGAGCTCTCTAAAGTCACGATAGATATTCAAGAGATTGAAGAAAACCTTGTTAACGTGAGTACTTTTTTGCGAATTAAGCCCTTGGTTGAAGAACAGGAGGACCTTGAAACCGAAATAAGTAAAATCAAGGATGTAAGTTTTCCTGTCGATGGTTTAAAAAGACTTGAACAGTTTCAGGCAGTTGGAATGCCCATGAAAGCCCAACTGTCCGCATTGACGGATAAGATGGCCAAACTTGAAGGGAATCTCACGGAAATCGAAATCAATCCTTTCATCAAGGAACATAAAGATCAGATTGAGCATGCTATCGATCAAGGAACATTGCTGGAGAAGCTTGAGCTGGATATAAGAAGAGCGGAACATGATAGGTTGATGGAAGAAAAGAATATCGAAAAGGTGAAGCAGCAATTATTCTTGGATGTTTCTGATGATGAAATAAGAAAACTTGATATCAGTAGTTTTATGAAGGAAAAGGTCAAAAGGACGGAGAGGGAAAAGCATCAACTTCAAAATGATAAAAAACAGCTTGATGATAAATATGGACAGCAAAAGGGAAGTCTGGAAACTACAGAATCCCGCTTGAAGGAGATAAAGGCCCAGTTACTGCCAGATGAAAAAAGAATCGAGCTGGAGTCCTTATACAACAAGCAGAATAACACCGAATTTGAAGCAGCACAATCCCTTATTCTTGATGAACAAATACTCGAGCTTGAAAAGCAATTGGCTTTACAGAGAAAGAAGGGAGCGCATAACCGTAAACGTTCACTTATCATGAATGGCAGTTTAATAGTACTTCTTTGTTTAGGTGCGATTGGAAGTTATTTCAGTGAACAGATTTTGTTGGGGATTATACTTCTAGCCATGGCTGTTCTGTTTGCGGTTTCCAGGTCCCTCTTCAAAGGTGATGATATATTGTCAGGGTATATCCGGCAATTGGATGAGATGAAAAGGAAAAGGGCTGCAATTGGAAGTGAAACCAATCGAGTGAGTGAAGGGGAGTCGATAGGACAGTTGCTTGAACTGGACCGACGTCTCCAAAGGCGGCTTGAAAGTGAAAGGTTCAAGTATGAAGAAAGAGAGGAAGCGTTTGAATCGACGATTCAGGAATATACCGCTTGGGAAGCTGGCAGGGACCGATTGGAAAAAGAGGTGAGAGGCATTCTAAGCGGTTGGGGCATGTCTTATCCCGGAATGGAATACAATCTTGAATCTGTATTTGAACTGCTTGAGAAATGGAAGGAAGCCGTTGACAGGAAATATGAAACAATCAAGCGGTTCCAATTTCTACATACAGAGTTTGAAGGTAAATCGAAGGCTTTATTTCATTTTGCATACAGCCTTGATTTCGAACCTGCCACATGGCGGGAAGCAATTAGCCTTTTGAAACGGGAAATGAATAAAACGGTTGAATTCTCCGTTCAATTAACGCAATGGATGCAGGAACGGAGTCGTTTGGCGAACGAAATCGAGCAGTTGACGATGGAAAAAGACTATCTCGATGCGGAAATGGAGCAGCTTTTTGAGATAGCGAATGTAAAGGGTGAGGAAGAGTTCAGACATGACGCCGCCTTGTCCGAAAAGAAAATCACTTTCCAAAAACAACTTGATTTGATTACCATTCAAATTGGACAATCGAGAATGCTGCCTGATCAAATCCAAACTTACCTAAAACAGGGGATCACCACATATACATTTGAAAACTTGGAACGGAAACGGAAGGATTCTGTAAAGGTGAAATCACTTTTATTAGAGAAACAGTCGGATGCGAAGCATAGGATAAAACAGCTTGAAGCTTCAGGGATTCATGATGACCTACTTCATCGTTTTTATGAAGAAAGGGCTGCATTTAACGAAGAAGCAAAGGAATGGGCGAAATTGGCAATAGCCAAAAGCTTATTGAATAAAACCTTGGACCGATATAAAAGGGAACGCCTACCGAAGGTCATCGCCGATGCAGAGCGGCATTTTGCCTTTTTAACGAATGGAAGCTATCGAAAAATCATCCTTGACCAGTCGGGAGAAGGAATTTGGGTACAGCGAAGTGATGGCTTGAGTTTCAGGGTTGAAGAGGTCAGCCGCGGGACAGCAGAGCAAATATATGTTTCCCTAAGGCTCGCACTTGCTGATCATACTTTTGAAAATGATTCATTCCCTCTCATCATTGATGATAGTTTCGTCAATTTTGATGAGGAAAGGACAAAACGGACGCTTGAGTTATTGAAAAAGGTATCGGAAAAGCGGCAAATTTTCTTTTTTACGTGTCATCGACATGTAGTGGAACACTTTACTGAAAATCAAGTAATTCATCTATCCAGTCCCGTATTGCGCCAAAATAGGAATGATTTGATCATCCCCAAAATATAATGGGATTTAAACTATAAAAAAGAGAGTGAAGTCATTGAATATGAATGAGTTTATAGGCCACCATGATTCTTCCCTAGAGTTAATCATCGAAAAGGAGTTTCCTGATAGACGATGTGTTGGGGGAAAATATTCTGCCGAAGGGCATACGATCACTTTGTATAGGAGAGATATCGAAATTCAGTGTGAACGCTCCCTAGGCTCGCTTCAGAGGCTCGAGGAATATACATGGGTGATTCTCACACATGAGATGGGCCACGCGTTAGACCCCGACCTTGCTTTGCTGAGTGAGGAGCTATACAATACAGGAAAATCAGAAATCCTTTATCAAATAGAGGTCAATGCCTGGAACATCGCAGAAGGATTAGTCCCTTTTATCGATCAGGCTTTATTTACCTTCATTAGAGATGAATCCCTGGCACATTGTACTAACCGCCTGCTGGTCGGTTAAAAAGCTCTCCAAATGGAGGGTTTTTTTTTATCTAAATGGGGTTTGAAAGTTCAAACAGGTGATTGCCCTAAAGGGGGAATCTGTACTAATGAATCGTTTGTGCAGAAGCTAAAGGCAAGTGGTAATGATAGGGTAATGGACTGGATTTTTTTACATTAATGTTTCCAAAGAAAGCTATATCTTTAATTGAGTGACACTTTATGATTCATTTGAGAGGAATGGGACACGAAATTCTGGATATATTCTTTTTTAAGATTGACAGTGAGAATCATTTTCATTAAACTAGTATTATTAGACTAAAAAGGGGAGTATTTTAATGCGACCAGCTATTAACACACAGTCTCTATCGCTCGGTTATGGTGATAAATTAATTATAAATGATATGAATATAAAAATACCCGATGGGGAGATCACCGTGTTCATCGGTGCTAATGGATGTGGAAAATCAACACTGCTAAGGTCGGTTGCCCGCTTGTTAAAACCTCAATCCGGCTCGGTTTTACTTGAAGGCAAAGCGATTTCAACCATGTCATCGAAGGATGTAGCAAGAAAGATGGCGATCCTTCCGCAGTCGCCTGTTGCTCCTGAAGGACTCACAGTCTATCAACTTGTTAAACAAGGAAGATATCCTTATCAAAGTTGGTTAAAACAGTGGAGCTCCATGGATGAAGAAAAAGTTCAAAAGGCAATTGAAGCAACGAA
Protein-coding sequences here:
- a CDS encoding ATP-binding protein translates to MIIKDLHVYGYGKLENQRFPELGQLQVFFGENESGKSTIMSFIHSMLFGFPTKVQNEPRYEPKMHAKYGGRLSLITKNDGEIVIERVKGKATGDVKLTFEDGRVGGEEELNEILHGVDKNYYQAIFSFDLQGLQGLHTLSEGTMSKYLLSAGLIGNDKLLEAETKLQKELDLRFKPSGQKPLLNVRLKELKELQKKVKASEEEQQSYTALLQEEAKLKEELSKVTIDIQEIEENLVNVSTFLRIKPLVEEQEDLETEISKIKDVSFPVDGLKRLEQFQAVGMPMKAQLSALTDKMAKLEGNLTEIEINPFIKEHKDQIEHAIDQGTLLEKLELDIRRAEHDRLMEEKNIEKVKQQLFLDVSDDEIRKLDISSFMKEKVKRTEREKHQLQNDKKQLDDKYGQQKGSLETTESRLKEIKAQLLPDEKRIELESLYNKQNNTEFEAAQSLILDEQILELEKQLALQRKKGAHNRKRSLIMNGSLIVLLCLGAIGSYFSEQILLGIILLAMAVLFAVSRSLFKGDDILSGYIRQLDEMKRKRAAIGSETNRVSEGESIGQLLELDRRLQRRLESERFKYEEREEAFESTIQEYTAWEAGRDRLEKEVRGILSGWGMSYPGMEYNLESVFELLEKWKEAVDRKYETIKRFQFLHTEFEGKSKALFHFAYSLDFEPATWREAISLLKREMNKTVEFSVQLTQWMQERSRLANEIEQLTMEKDYLDAEMEQLFEIANVKGEEEFRHDAALSEKKITFQKQLDLITIQIGQSRMLPDQIQTYLKQGITTYTFENLERKRKDSVKVKSLLLEKQSDAKHRIKQLEASGIHDDLLHRFYEERAAFNEEAKEWAKLAIAKSLLNKTLDRYKRERLPKVIADAERHFAFLTNGSYRKIILDQSGEGIWVQRSDGLSFRVEEVSRGTAEQIYVSLRLALADHTFENDSFPLIIDDSFVNFDEERTKRTLELLKKVSEKRQIFFFTCHRHVVEHFTENQVIHLSSPVLRQNRNDLIIPKI